One region of Cucurbita pepo subsp. pepo cultivar mu-cu-16 chromosome LG03, ASM280686v2, whole genome shotgun sequence genomic DNA includes:
- the LOC111791870 gene encoding palmitoyl-monogalactosyldiacylglycerol delta-7 desaturase, chloroplastic-like translates to MSFPKIKPPFVMFFIHFFCIFAPFQISWSAISICLILYIITGLFGITISYHRNLSHKSFKIPKLLEYLFAYCGVHALQGDPIFWVSTHRYHHQYVDTAKDPHSPIKGFWFSHFTWFLHKRDRSANEIIPKHRKWENATDLEKQTFYRFLHKTYLLHPIAVAVILYSIGGTPFFIWGTCVRTVMIQHATFFVNSVCHMWGKRPWKTNDLSRNNWWVSLLLFGEGWHNNHHAFEYSARMGIEWWQYDPGWYVIRFLQAIGVATHVKLPSQTHMQKLAND, encoded by the exons ATGTCATTTCCAAAGATAAAACCGCCTTTCGTTATGTTctttatacattttttctgtatttttgCACCCTTCCAAATTAGTTGGAGTGCAATTTCGATTTGTCTTATCTTATATATTATCACAGGTCTTTTTGGCATCACTATTTCGTATCATCGAAATCTTTCACATAAGAGTTTCAAAATTCCCAAATTGCTTGAATACTTGTTTGCTTACTGCGGAGTTCATGCACTTCAG gGTGATCCAATCTTTTGGGTGAGCACACATAGATATCATCATCAATACGTCGATACTGCAAAAGATCCACATAGTCCAATTAAAGGATTTTggtttagtcattttacatgGTTTCTTCATAAGAGGGATCGAAGCGCTAATGAAATAATTCCGAAACATCGAAAATGGGAAAATGCTACAGATTTGGAGAAGCAAACATTCTACAGgtttcttcacaaaacctaTTTACTTCATCCAATTGCTGTTGCGGTCATACTTTACAGCATTGGAGGCACTCCTTTCTTCATTTGGGGAacg TGTGTGAGAACTGTAATGATTCAACATGCAACATTCTTTGTGAATTCGGTATGTCATATGTGGGGAAAACGACCATGGAAAACAAACGATTTATCACGAAATAATTG GTGGGTGAGTTTGCTTCTATTTGGAGAAGGTTGGCACAATAACCACCATGCTTTTGAGTATTCAGCTAGGATGGGGATTGAATGGTGGCAATATGATCCTGGTTGGTATGTTATTAGGTTTCTTCAAGCCATTGGAGTGGCCACTCATGTCAAATTAC